The Brassica oleracea var. oleracea cultivar TO1000 chromosome C6, BOL, whole genome shotgun sequence genome includes a region encoding these proteins:
- the LOC106297680 gene encoding uncharacterized mitochondrial protein AtMg00310-like — MRSLLGIYNDVGFGKYLGLPEHVGSKKKGMFAYVIDKVKSITQSWKDRHLSHGGKEVLLKAIAAAMPIYSMNIFRLTKETCSEINAILARFWWNSGEKKGLHWYSWDRVSVPKREVGLGFKDLEVFNQALLSKQVWRIMQYPNCLMARMLRARYFSDGDILKATLKKKASYAWKSILYGRDLITKGLRYIVGNGDLVNMWTDPWIPDHPKTTTS; from the coding sequence ATGCGATCTCTATTAGGTATTTATAATGATGTGGGCTTTGGAAAGTATTTGGGTTTGCCAGAACATGTGGGAAGCAAGAAGAAGGGGATGTTTGCATATGTTATTGATAAGGTGAAATCAATAACACAAAGTTGGAAAGATAGACACCTCTCTCATGGTGGTAAAGAAGTATTGCTCAAAGCAATTGCAGCTGCAATGCCAATATATTCTATGAATATATTTAGATTAACAAAGGAGACCTGCTCGGAGATTAATGCGATTTTGGCAAGGTTTTGGTGGAACTCGGGTGAGAAAAAGGGACTTCATTGGTATTCTTGGGACAGAGTCAGTGTACCAAAAAGAGAAGTAGGATTGGGGTTTAAAGATTTGGAAGTATTTAATCAAGCTCTGTTAAGTAAACAGGTCTGGAGGATAATGCAATATCCTAATTGTCTTATGGCTCGCATGCTACGCGCCAGATACTTCTCAGATGGGGATATACTAAAGGCTACACTGAAGAAGAAAGCATCTTATGCTTGGAAGTCAATCCTATATGGCCGTGACCTGATCACTAAAGGACTACGGTATATAGTGGGCAATGGTGACCTAGTTAACATGTGGACTGATCCATGGATACCTGATCATCCCAAGACCACCACGAGCTAG